Part of the Spinacia oleracea cultivar Varoflay chromosome 5, BTI_SOV_V1, whole genome shotgun sequence genome, ATGTTGGTATTTAAGGACAAGTTACTTCTATTAGGTTAAATTTGTAGTcggtttaatttaatttgcaAGAAATAATTAGGAAACTTTTTTAGGTAAATTTTGGAAACTTTCCTTATTTCTTCTCTTAGGTTAAAAGTTTGTCAACGGGAATATTTGGTTTTAGTTGTCAACATAAAAGTATCTACGGTATGTTTTAACCATGTCATTTATTTAATtggaccaaaaaaaaaattatgggaTCGATCAATAATTAGGAAAGTTTTAACAATATTGTAAAATTAGGTATTTGTTGCTTACTTTCCTTATTTCTTCTCTTACGAATATGTTGTCAACGGGATTATTTGTTTTTAATTAGCTGTCGTAAATTTCTCATTAAAAAATACCTGTCTAAATTTTCCTCAAACAAAAAATTAGCTGTCCTAAAtcataaatattatttatactttttattttatttatatcaACACAAAGAAATCCCTGTTTGTGCCCATGTACTCTTATACAGAGTATGTCAAAAAGAAAATTAACTTTTACCTAATATTTTTAACTTAtaacatgttttgattaacttttatattataaacaaaaattgatagataaacatgtTAAAAGTGTTAAATAATACTTTACAGTATatgtgattttgaagaaataatttgtattcaaataaaaaaattatcaccaaaaaataaaggatttttttggataaaaccaccttttaaagttgcagtttttgaaataaccaccttatatgttttttttttaaaataatcacCTTAAACTTTCTTTTTTTATGAAATCACCACCAAATGTTAACGGACATCCAAACTTCCGTTAGTGGGGCCCACAACCAACGACCAAAATTTGTTTTCCCTCCATTTTCACTCGATACTCTCTTTCTTCTCCTTCTTTACTGTTATTTTCATTTTCCAACCAATTTCTTCTTCCTCATTATTGCTCTTCACACTCCCCCCTCATTTATTCTCTGTATTTTTTAACCTCAACCCCACAATTCgaatctctctctcctccatctcTGTCAAAGCCTATGACATAATTCTAAGGGCTAAAAGGATAGAGGTTTACCTGAATTCATCGACGACATAGCTCTTCTGATGTATTTTCAGCAAAACCACATATATCTGCTCCAATTATTGGCATCCAAAAATTCCAAAGTTCAACATAGTTGGAATAGAATACTGCAAATCATCCCATCTTGCAGCATCATCTCCAGTCCAATGCGCGGTATACTTCCCAGAACTAGTAAACGTCGACCTTGAAAGTAAATACGGCCTTTCATCGCTGGTTTTAACGAGTGCTTCACGGGTGGCTTGAGATTCAAGAAACCCGTAAAGGTTATGGACATTATAATCCGTTACATTACCGTAGTGCATAACTGTTCCTGGTATAGTCTTGCTGATTATAGGTACATGACCTCCAGAATTGTTTATCTTATATGGTGGATTATCAAGGGTAGATCCAGGTGTAGGTGTAGAAGTTATGAAATTTGAAGCTTCATTCATGTCAATCCAGATTGGTAGGAAACTCCATGTGTGTGCTTTAATTGGTAGGAAAGGACGATTAAAGTATTAAACTATAACTCCAATCTCGAATTTGTtgattaattagtaattaaatttcTTCTTTTGTTGATTGGTAACCCCAAAAAATTGATTTGTTGAAATTGATGCAATTTGGTTGATTAAACTATGAATTTGGGCGTTTGGTTGATTAAACTTTCAGTTGAGTTTAAATCCCCAAATtgaaaaacccccaaattctacaattgaagaaccctaattttaatTTAGCACAAATTACATGCTGATAATTGGGGggaagtgccgaaattttcttgCAGATGAATTGTACTTGAAAAATTGGGAGagaaatagatttaatttgtggaattttgataaaaaattTCGAGAGAGGTTTGTTAATGGAGGAAGGGTTCATGGAGAGGAAGAAGGGAGGAAAAGAGGAGGGAAAAAGAATATGGTCGTTGGTTGTGGGCCCACTAACGGAAGTATGAATGTCCGTTACCATTTGGTGGTGATttcataaaaaaagaaaatttaaagtggttctttaaaaaaaaaaacatataaggtggttatttcaaaaaTTGCAACTTTAAAATgtggttttatccaaaaaaatccaaaaaaaataaactttaCATGTATAAAGTTAAATTTTAGGCATTTTAACTTaacttttactccctccgtcccttaatactcgcaccgatttgaccggtgcggagtttaatacacttgaattgacttattaatttaattggtgTTAGTTGATATTGAGGTattttttactccctccgtcccagattagttgttacactttcctttttcatctgtcccagattagttgttacatttctaaattatgaatgaccccacaattattatattgtctctctcttcccactaaaactTCTTTTGTCCcctttcaattaaaaaaataccccactaacttctatcacatctactttttcaataaaataacaattgataaccacgcaaccacttatcacctaaaactttgtgcaaaggtacgtgtaacaactaatttgggacggagtgagtaatatagttagtggaaaatgtgtaaggatggggagtggtgagtgggatatgtgaatttttaaatgattttttgtagggagtagggatgtaggtgggttagtaggtaagtgtgagaaataatataatataagtaaaaatttccatttatagaagcggtgcaagtattaagggacggcccgaaaaggaaagcggtgcgagtattaagggacagagggagtaattggtTTTAAATATTGTTCACCACTTATAAATACGAATTTGTGTTATGCAAATTAAATAATTGGTCAGATAGGTACATAAATCATTGATGACCATTTCAAGATCCAATGTTTCAATCTAGGACAGACGGAGTAACCTTTAAGAGATAATCACGAAGGCAAATCATACAAACTATCTTGCCGGAGTTTTTACTTAATGTGGTCAAAGATAACAACACGAACCGTATAAATAGTCCAAATGGTGCAACAATTTTAACGAAATTAGTGTGTACAAGCACTTGTATACACTGCATGTATATCAATATTCTGAATTTCAAGACTTAAACAGCAAACGAAAGTTAAATCCAAACCCAAAGTTATCATCAGATAACCATAGCTTGAAACTGTAGAAATTAGAATCTATAACTATTGACTTTACATCAATCTCCGTCCCAAAACCCTGTCCAATTTCGCCACGTTGGCCACATTTTCTTCAAGTATTTTCTTCAACGTATTACGTTCGTCTAATTCCTTGAGGAGATTCAATCTTCGTTCCGCAGAGTGTGTTCTGCTTTCCTCCATTGAAGTGTTCGGATGAGATTCTGATCAATAAGAACTTAATAACAGTCAGTATAACATAAACTTCAGAAAGTGGAGAAGGGAATGGATGTAATCTAATCAAGCATCTGCAAACTATTCCAATTGTCACCTGCTTCCGCAACATGATTCATACCATTATTGACAGGAGGATTCTGAGTGGTTTGTTCCTGGTATTCAGGTTCACCAAATGAGGAAGAGGAAGTCCGAGAAGAACTGTCATTGCTATTTGAATCAGATTGTGTCATTCCATTCACATCTTGCCAAGAAGAACTATCATTGCTACTTGAATCAGATTGTGTCGTTCCATCCTCATCATCACTTTACACAAATTAAACATCACATTAGTCCAAATTAGAGTGTTCTTTAAGATTGTCATATAAGGTTTTAGCAATATGTACGGTGAACGGTAGACAATAGCAGAAGAAGAAGTCACTTAGTATTTGCCACTTTATCAGCAAAATTATCATATGATTATGCAAATGTCAAAAAGTCATTTAAAATGAAGGGAAAAcaatgtactacctccgttcctaaaagttctttaggctttccgttttagtccgttcctgaaagttctttacactctactttattccatttttgctCTCATTTAgcccaccataacttacccactcacaatactttaatatttatttttatccaCTCATATTGTTGGACAATTTGTAGCCTCTCATTTTCCCATTTGTTACCCTACCATCACATATTTAccaaattccttaattaccgtgcaaatagtaagcgtaaagatcatttaggaacgaaGTTAGTATGTTTATATTCCCAATCAACAAACCCAAGATTTATTTACATATTAATTTTCCATTGATTGCTGaccaggcaagaacaagactttAGTTTCAAGATCCTATAGAACAAACAATATGTCGAAACtggaaaacaaacaaacataatCATGTTGGATTTTGTAAACAAATATAAAAAGGCAACCaagaaattaacaaaaataaattaaagggcAATAACGAATTGATACAGAGTATACAGTTACCTATGAGATGATGATAGGAAAGAAGACTTTTGAGCCTCAAAATATACCCATGGTTGGGGTGACAATAGCTGGAGTAATCCTATGTTTGTTGAAAATGGCTGGGGTACTTCAAGTTCTTTTCCTAGCATGAAACAATAAATCATCTCCTCTTCTGAAAACCGCCAACCATTGCCAGAATTAGGAGGAAAAGCAGAGTTGGAGTAAACGATGCTGTTGTATAATTGATTACCAGGAAATTTATCAACAGCAATAAAGAAGCTGCAGTATCTAGTCACAAACAGTACCTCATGATTCGGGAATCCCGAAACCTTAACCCATCTTCTGGAGTTATCGTCACACATATTTAACTCAAAAACATTGAAACCTCTTCTGGTTTGTTTTACCAAATAAAAAGTTCCAGTTGATGATACTGCCAACCGCTTCCTCCATCCTATGTTAGACTGTTCGAATTCAGAAACCGGACAATCAACAACTGTTTTTAGCAATCCTAATACGTCGTTAGACATTTGATAGAGTTTTCCCTGAGTATCTAAAACATAAATCACACCCCTAAAACACAGCATATCATCAAATTGGTTAACATTATTGTAAGACATGGTAAAACATGGTACATCCCATCCCTGTAATTTAGTCCCAGTTGAAGGGTATCCCTGTAAACAACCCATACGGTTTAAATAAAACACCCAACATTGTTCCAAGCT contains:
- the LOC130462037 gene encoding uncharacterized protein isoform X2 — protein: MKRWADLPLQALRTIAMFLQCDANDLHNFQAVCKNWHHSNTISALLPYRIEEAKCTIFSSSVYLIHPPETYNGSYPWMVSTVKTPDGRTQFCHPFFGTPLPNLPDNLDLGQFRFSCLAEAYHQVYDHGDECEDGCTSPLSCEVYGKTCFVSMPVPSLEQCWVFYLNRMGCLQGYPSTGTKLQGWDVPCFTMSYNNVNQFDDMLCFRGVIYVLDTQGKLYQMSNDVLGLLKTVVDCPVSEFEQSNIGWRKRLAVSSTGTFYLVKQTRRGFNVFELNMCDDNSRRWVKVSGFPNHEVLFVTRYCSFFIAVDKFPGNQLYNSIVYSNSAFPPNSGNGWRFSEEEMIYCFMLGKELEVPQPFSTNIGLLQLLSPQPWVYFEAQKSSFLSSSHSDDEDGTTQSDSSSNDSSSWQDVNGMTQSDSNSNDSSSRTSSSSFGEPEYQEQTTQNPPVNNESHPNTSMEESRTHSAERRLNLLKELDERNTLKKILEENVANVAKLDRVLGRRLM
- the LOC130462037 gene encoding uncharacterized protein isoform X1; this translates as MKRWADLPLQALRTIAMFLQCDANDLHNFQAVCKNWHHSNTISALLPYRIEEAKCTIFSSSVYLIHPPETYNGSYPWMVSTVKTPDGRTQFCHPFFGTPLPNLPDNLDLGQFRFSCLAEAYHQVYDHGDECEDGCTSPLSCEVYGKTCFVSMPVPSLEQCWVFYLNRMGCLQGYPSTGTKLQGWDVPCFTMSYNNVNQFDDMLCFRGVIYVLDTQGKLYQMSNDVLGLLKTVVDCPVSEFEQSNIGWRKRLAVSSTGTFYLVKQTRRGFNVFELNMCDDNSRRWVKVSGFPNHEVLFVTRYCSFFIAVDKFPGNQLYNSIVYSNSAFPPNSGNGWRFSEEEMIYCFMLGKELEVPQPFSTNIGLLQLLSPQPWVYFEAQKSSFLSSSHSDDEDGTTQSDSSSNDSSSWQDVNGMTQSDSNSNDSSSRTSSSSFGEPEYQEQTTQNPPVNNGMNHVAEAESHPNTSMEESRTHSAERRLNLLKELDERNTLKKILEENVANVAKLDRVLGRRLM